A single Brachybacterium sillae DNA region contains:
- a CDS encoding ATP-binding protein — MAAARRPASTGNDRAPRSTDPAELNPFTPGFGQTPLVVAVAGTPVEDFERALREGRTGDRVVLISGARGTGKTVLLNQLAAVAEDLGWLTIPLYTSSQSFTDELRDRLVGELRSLDPSATVGRITGAGGTVGPVGVNARRDVIDRYPWSDEPWGVLLDRAAQLLTEAGRGLLLVADEIQAVSAPQLYELAQRLQHQISRGRHVAFAAAGLSKGIDALLQDDGTTFLRRARRNELHSVDVGAASEVIRETVASTSRTISPEAAVAAGEISQGYPYLIQLVGARAWDHAGTEQEIALEDVTAVRDEVIAEMGRNVHAPVLRGIVGLKRAYLRAMAEDDGPSQVSDIAQRIGVDGNNQGVHRDRLIREGVIRPAGRGYVEFAMPYLREAVIAQDEGAVAVQDPEATTARVTRVRRPRR; from the coding sequence ATGGCCGCTGCCCGACGCCCCGCATCCACCGGGAACGACCGCGCTCCGCGCTCGACCGACCCGGCGGAGCTGAACCCCTTTACCCCGGGTTTCGGTCAGACGCCGCTGGTGGTCGCGGTTGCGGGGACCCCGGTGGAGGACTTCGAGCGCGCCCTGCGGGAGGGTCGGACGGGGGACCGCGTGGTGCTCATCTCCGGGGCCCGCGGCACCGGCAAGACGGTGCTGCTCAACCAGCTCGCGGCCGTCGCGGAGGACCTCGGCTGGCTGACGATCCCGCTGTACACCAGCTCGCAGTCCTTCACCGATGAGCTGCGCGACCGGCTGGTGGGGGAGCTGCGCTCCCTGGATCCCTCGGCGACCGTCGGCCGGATCACGGGCGCCGGCGGCACCGTCGGCCCGGTCGGGGTGAACGCCCGTCGGGATGTCATCGACCGTTACCCCTGGTCGGACGAACCCTGGGGGGTGCTGCTCGACCGCGCCGCCCAGCTGCTCACCGAGGCGGGACGGGGACTGCTGCTGGTCGCCGATGAGATCCAGGCCGTCTCCGCCCCGCAGCTGTATGAGCTCGCGCAGCGCCTGCAGCATCAGATCTCCCGTGGGCGTCACGTCGCGTTCGCGGCGGCGGGGCTGTCCAAGGGCATCGATGCGCTGCTGCAGGACGACGGCACCACCTTCCTGCGGCGCGCTCGCCGCAACGAACTGCACAGTGTGGATGTCGGCGCCGCCAGTGAGGTGATCCGCGAGACCGTCGCCTCCACCTCCCGCACCATCTCCCCGGAGGCCGCCGTGGCGGCGGGGGAGATCTCCCAGGGCTACCCGTACCTGATCCAGCTCGTCGGGGCCCGCGCCTGGGACCACGCCGGAACGGAACAGGAGATCGCCCTCGAGGACGTCACCGCCGTGCGTGACGAGGTGATCGCGGAGATGGGACGCAACGTCCACGCCCCGGTGCTTCGGGGCATCGTCGGGCTCAAGCGCGCGTACCTGCGCGCCATGGCCGAGGACGACGGACCCAGTCAGGTCTCCGACATCGCCCAGCGCATCGGGGTGGACGGCAACAACCAGGGCGTCCACCGCGATCGCCTGATCCGGGAGGGCGTGATCCGCCCCGCCGGACGTGGTTACGTCGAGTTCGCCATGCCGTACCTGCGGGAGGCCGTGATCGCGCAGGACGAGGGTGCCGTGGCCGTGCAGGATCCGGAGGCGACGACCGCGCGCGTCACCCGAGTGCGGCGGCCGCGCCGCTGA
- a CDS encoding 4a-hydroxytetrahydrobiopterin dehydratase — protein sequence MTTLSGQALREALDRAGLDHWRGAPTGLHARFRTRTFRRGLDLVDAIGEIAEEMNHHPDITLTFTHVGVTLISHDAGGVTERDLRAAERISELARERDVSAQPDQVRTVELSLDTHDQDAIAPFWAAVLTGDAGAIDGDQIVDPTGQLPTLWFQPSEDKGVPPQRFHLDLWLGPQEVPERIRAAVAAGGTIEDDSSAPSFTVLADAQGNRVCLCTVAEPD from the coding sequence ATGACGACGCTCTCCGGACAGGCACTGCGTGAGGCCCTCGACCGCGCCGGACTCGACCACTGGCGTGGTGCCCCCACCGGGCTGCACGCCCGCTTCCGCACCCGCACCTTCCGCCGCGGCCTCGACCTGGTCGACGCCATCGGCGAGATCGCCGAGGAGATGAACCACCACCCGGACATCACCCTCACCTTCACCCACGTGGGCGTCACGCTCATCAGCCATGACGCCGGTGGGGTGACCGAGCGCGACCTGCGGGCCGCAGAGCGCATCAGCGAGCTGGCGCGGGAGAGGGACGTGAGTGCGCAGCCGGACCAGGTGCGCACCGTCGAGCTGTCCCTCGACACCCACGACCAGGACGCCATCGCCCCCTTCTGGGCCGCCGTGCTCACCGGTGATGCCGGTGCCATCGACGGGGACCAGATCGTCGACCCCACCGGGCAGCTGCCGACGCTGTGGTTCCAGCCCAGCGAGGACAAGGGCGTCCCACCGCAGCGCTTCCACCTGGATCTGTGGCTCGGCCCGCAGGAGGTCCCCGAGCGGATCCGCGCCGCCGTGGCCGCCGGTGGCACGATCGAGGACGACTCCTCCGCACCGAGCTTCACCGTGCTCGCGGACGCGCAGGGCAATCGGGTGTGCCTCTGCACCGTCGCCGAGCCCGACTGA
- a CDS encoding winged helix DNA-binding domain-containing protein has translation MVNRELARTRLVAQGLVDRPFRTPLEVARAFGASQGQDLPGVIASLALRCSLESGEPADGGVGAVVEEFAAGRIVRGYPMRGTVFVVAAEDLAWMTQLCADGPIRAAIARRPGLGLTDEHVHRAREILETALTGEPARERETQGSGAGVISRTDLFAAWEEGGVPVAGGCGYHLLVHLISTGVAAYGPTDGRDHHVVLAAQWLPTGSDLEGRFDGDRTAAAAELLRRYLLSRGPATLRDAAWFTKLPLTLLRRAFSLIRDDVEDAGPDAAGEMRFQAPGLTQRVQQLGSQADRLFLLPGFDEFVLGYRDRTDHVQAEHHPLLVPGNNGVFQRSIVRRGEIVGRWNRAGSTGRRRLVVEPFGRWPAVAQRDADRAFARFPFATA, from the coding sequence ATGGTGAACCGGGAGCTGGCGCGCACACGCCTCGTCGCCCAGGGGCTGGTGGACCGGCCCTTCCGCACCCCGCTGGAGGTGGCGCGGGCGTTCGGGGCGTCACAGGGACAGGACCTGCCCGGGGTGATCGCCTCACTCGCCCTGCGGTGCTCCCTGGAGAGCGGGGAGCCGGCGGACGGTGGGGTCGGCGCCGTCGTGGAGGAGTTCGCCGCCGGGCGAATCGTGCGCGGCTACCCGATGCGCGGCACCGTGTTCGTGGTCGCCGCAGAGGACCTCGCCTGGATGACGCAGCTGTGCGCGGACGGGCCGATCCGGGCGGCGATCGCCCGCCGCCCCGGCCTCGGTCTCACCGACGAGCATGTGCACCGCGCCCGGGAGATCCTGGAGACAGCACTGACCGGTGAGCCGGCCCGCGAGAGGGAGACGCAGGGGAGTGGCGCCGGGGTGATCTCCCGCACCGACCTGTTCGCCGCCTGGGAGGAGGGCGGTGTGCCCGTGGCCGGTGGATGCGGGTACCACCTGCTGGTCCACCTCATCTCCACCGGCGTCGCCGCGTACGGGCCGACCGATGGCCGCGATCACCATGTGGTCCTCGCCGCGCAGTGGCTGCCCACCGGCAGCGACCTCGAGGGGCGGTTCGACGGGGACCGCACCGCCGCCGCGGCGGAGCTGCTGCGCCGGTACCTTCTCAGCCGCGGCCCCGCGACCCTGCGTGATGCGGCATGGTTCACGAAACTGCCGCTCACGCTGCTGCGGCGGGCGTTCTCGCTGATCCGCGATGACGTCGAGGACGCCGGGCCGGATGCAGCGGGGGAGATGCGTTTCCAGGCGCCGGGTCTCACGCAGCGGGTGCAGCAGCTCGGCAGCCAGGCGGACCGTCTGTTCCTGCTGCCGGGTTTCGATGAGTTCGTGCTCGGCTACCGCGACCGCACCGATCATGTGCAGGCGGAGCATCATCCGCTGCTGGTGCCCGGGAACAACGGGGTGTTCCAGCGCAGCATCGTGCGACGCGGTGAGATCGTCGGCCGCTGGAACCGCGCCGGATCCACCGGAAGACGCCGACTGGTCGTGGAACCGTTCGGGCGGTGGCCCGCCGTCGCGCAGCGCGACGCCGACCGAGCCTTCGCGCGATTCCCGTTCGCCACGGCGTGA
- a CDS encoding amidohydrolase family protein — protein MDPCALDRDPVRHLDIVFGLAEKYYRPIDIPLHEPGDLGRFSAELIIERTKALGMQGQVVISHGYGLWDGTAVQTSAVIEKMAEADIATATVAPGGRQTLPLEEMAQAGIRVGLGEDGQRDYWSPYGNADLLDRTWQLAFTHGYRADELIAHCLAIATRGGASIMDRGLERLRGTSDRPGLSPGDRADLVLIGAEHLTAAVMDRPEDRIVLHRGRVVARDLRLLEAGAA, from the coding sequence ATCGACCCGTGCGCCCTGGATCGCGATCCTGTCCGCCACCTCGACATCGTGTTCGGCCTGGCCGAGAAATACTACCGGCCGATCGACATCCCCCTGCATGAACCCGGAGATCTCGGGCGCTTCTCCGCCGAGCTGATCATCGAACGCACGAAAGCTCTGGGAATGCAGGGACAGGTGGTGATCTCCCACGGATATGGACTGTGGGACGGCACGGCGGTCCAGACCTCCGCGGTGATCGAGAAGATGGCGGAGGCCGACATCGCCACCGCCACCGTCGCCCCCGGCGGACGGCAGACGTTGCCGCTGGAGGAGATGGCACAGGCGGGGATCCGCGTCGGCCTCGGCGAGGACGGCCAGCGGGACTACTGGTCCCCCTACGGCAACGCCGATCTGCTGGATCGCACCTGGCAGCTCGCCTTCACCCATGGGTATCGAGCCGATGAGCTGATCGCCCACTGCCTGGCGATCGCCACGCGGGGCGGCGCGAGCATCATGGACCGTGGGCTGGAGCGGCTTCGGGGCACCTCGGACCGACCGGGCCTCTCCCCCGGTGATCGCGCCGACCTGGTGCTGATCGGTGCGGAGCACCTCACGGCCGCCGTGATGGACCGCCCCGAGGATCGCATCGTGCTGCATCGAGGACGTGTGGTGGCGCGCGACCTGCGGCTGCTGGAGGCGGGGGCCGCCTGA
- a CDS encoding queuosine precursor transporter, translated as MTMHHPAPSVPAPGSGRPVGAVYADRGHSNLDILTALLSVVVILSGIGGGKAVDFGTIPGTGIHLLTDGAFFLFPLAYILGDIITELYGPRAARRAVLTGFVMSVLAVVVYWVVIALPGLDDDFGRAKQSALELAVGPLWQIVLAGVVAYLVGQFLNSTVLARMKERRGERGLIARLFTSSGLGEFVDTAIFCTIAAPVIGITTVGGWLTYTLLGFVWKVAVQYLAIPVTATVIRVLKRLDPSYQRRLAEQQGSGTPAPAATA; from the coding sequence ATGACCATGCACCACCCTGCCCCTTCCGTCCCCGCGCCCGGGTCTGGACGCCCGGTCGGCGCCGTCTACGCCGACCGGGGGCACTCGAACCTGGACATCCTCACCGCGCTGTTGTCGGTCGTCGTGATCCTCTCGGGGATCGGCGGCGGCAAGGCCGTCGATTTCGGCACCATCCCCGGCACCGGGATCCACCTGCTCACCGACGGCGCGTTCTTCCTCTTCCCCCTGGCCTACATCCTCGGCGACATCATCACCGAGCTGTACGGGCCCCGTGCCGCCCGCCGCGCCGTGCTCACCGGCTTCGTCATGAGCGTGCTGGCTGTCGTCGTGTACTGGGTCGTCATCGCCCTGCCCGGGCTGGATGACGACTTCGGCCGCGCCAAGCAGTCGGCACTCGAACTCGCCGTCGGCCCGCTGTGGCAGATCGTCCTCGCCGGCGTCGTCGCCTACCTCGTGGGTCAGTTTCTGAACTCCACCGTCCTGGCCCGGATGAAGGAGCGCCGCGGGGAGCGCGGCCTGATCGCCCGCCTGTTCACCTCCAGCGGCCTCGGCGAATTCGTCGACACCGCGATCTTCTGCACCATCGCCGCACCCGTCATCGGCATCACCACGGTCGGCGGCTGGCTCACCTACACCCTGTTGGGCTTCGTGTGGAAGGTGGCCGTGCAGTACCTCGCGATCCCGGTGACGGCCACCGTCATCCGTGTCCTCAAGCGTCTGGATCCCAGCTACCAGCGGCGCCTGGCCGAGCAGCAGGGGAGTGGCACACCGGCGCCGGCGGCCACGGCCTGA
- a CDS encoding GH25 family lysozyme — MPRYAPRHLAPAPSLPDPRRRHLFRTGAAATTVALGLGATLAASAAQATPAPVHPTVGPRDGRIHGQDVSGWQGSVDWRAEVDKGSRFAYVKATEGRTWVSDAFREQYRGAGRAGLVRGAYHFARPDSGDPVAQADHFLEVSGGWEPDGRTLPGVVDLEAFPGLPANYGLSRQEMRQWIADFSERYRSQTHRRPVLYTNRYWWADCVGEWTLKNSPLFLAAYSRREPTALPGTWWGWELWQYSDRGPFAGDSNVFFGTEEQFERFVGEVDYGAVGI, encoded by the coding sequence ATGCCCCGCTACGCCCCCCGGCATCTCGCCCCCGCCCCCTCGCTTCCCGACCCCCGCCGTCGTCATCTCTTCCGCACCGGTGCCGCCGCCACGACGGTCGCACTCGGTCTCGGCGCGACCCTCGCCGCCTCGGCCGCGCAGGCGACCCCCGCCCCGGTCCATCCGACGGTCGGTCCGCGCGATGGCCGCATCCACGGTCAGGACGTCTCCGGCTGGCAGGGTTCGGTTGACTGGCGGGCCGAGGTGGATAAGGGTTCCCGGTTCGCGTATGTCAAGGCGACCGAGGGACGCACCTGGGTCTCCGACGCCTTCCGGGAGCAGTACCGGGGAGCCGGCCGCGCCGGTCTCGTCCGCGGCGCCTACCACTTCGCTCGGCCCGATTCCGGCGATCCCGTCGCGCAGGCCGACCATTTCCTCGAGGTCAGCGGGGGATGGGAGCCCGACGGCCGGACCCTGCCCGGCGTTGTGGACCTCGAGGCCTTCCCGGGCCTGCCCGCGAATTACGGTCTCAGCCGTCAGGAGATGCGGCAGTGGATCGCGGACTTCTCCGAGCGCTACCGCTCCCAGACGCATCGCCGCCCGGTGCTGTACACCAACCGGTACTGGTGGGCCGACTGCGTGGGGGAGTGGACCCTGAAGAACTCCCCGCTGTTCCTCGCCGCCTACAGTCGGCGCGAGCCCACGGCGCTGCCGGGCACCTGGTGGGGCTGGGAACTGTGGCAGTACTCCGACCGCGGTCCCTTCGCCGGCGATTCGAACGTCTTCTTCGGCACTGAGGAGCAGTTCGAGCGGTTCGTCGGTGAGGTCGACTACGGCGCCGTCGGCATCTGA
- a CDS encoding TetR/AcrR family transcriptional regulator codes for MTDIFEAAGQESPRGRAATRMRLVRASLPVFVEKGLDAATIDDLVSAAGFTRGAFYSNFSSKEELFDALFETVTDEVCALVRDSVPQEPRGLSDQPSGLRADQPMVDVFAAIRPFGRQWYLLYSEAVSHALRSDSARERLAAQRGRLQAEIAHTLERGMAATGDRPLIPLPSLAELVIGIYVDLMVREHLQGEDVTDIAPELILGSLRAFVDGPGPCTRHAEGTAAPAGE; via the coding sequence GTGACCGACATCTTCGAGGCGGCGGGGCAGGAGAGCCCGCGGGGTCGGGCCGCCACCCGGATGCGGTTGGTCCGCGCGTCCCTGCCGGTGTTCGTGGAGAAGGGCCTGGATGCCGCGACGATCGATGACCTCGTCTCCGCCGCCGGGTTCACACGGGGCGCTTTCTACTCGAACTTCTCCTCCAAGGAGGAGCTGTTCGACGCCCTGTTCGAGACCGTCACCGACGAGGTCTGCGCTCTGGTGCGCGACAGTGTGCCGCAGGAGCCGCGCGGCCTGTCCGATCAGCCGTCGGGGCTGCGGGCCGACCAACCGATGGTCGATGTCTTCGCCGCCATCCGCCCCTTCGGCCGGCAGTGGTACCTGCTGTATTCCGAGGCCGTCTCCCATGCGCTGCGTTCCGACAGCGCCCGCGAGCGCCTGGCGGCGCAACGCGGTCGCCTGCAGGCGGAGATCGCGCACACCCTGGAGCGCGGCATGGCGGCAACAGGGGACCGCCCACTCATTCCGCTGCCGTCGCTCGCCGAGCTCGTCATCGGCATCTACGTGGATCTGATGGTGCGCGAGCACCTGCAGGGCGAGGACGTCACCGACATCGCCCCGGAGCTGATCCTCGGGAGCCTGCGGGCCTTCGTCGACGGCCCCGGGCCCTGCACCCGACACGCCGAGGGCACCGCTGCACCGGCAGGGGAGTGA
- a CDS encoding MMPL family transporter, translating to MSSTLYRLGRAAAARPWRVIGVWTLIALILGALALGLGGRFEEALEIPGTEAQQGLDTLAVRLPEMSGTSGQMVLTTTDGSPIADHAEEVGAIMGRAAEVEGVVAAPDPFDDLTPGTVSSDGTAIIANVQLEGGLGEFPTTTVPQLEEIVDGVDAPLQAHLGGQLLQATTLPFSIAEVIGLIAAIVILTVTFRAILPAALPVVTALTGIVVAMSAVLALAAGVAIPSVTTTLAIMLGLAVGIDYAMFLVTRHRDGLGDGLEPQEAAARAVATSGSAVIFAGLTVIIALVGLFLTGIPFLTVMGLASAFTVAVAVALAVTLLPALFGLAGKRMRPRARRTHAASPDPGRRGLASRWVRLVTAVPTLTIVLVLVGLGALAVPAKDLRLALPDNGTERPDTRARQTYDLITERFGAGYNGPLLVTADIITSTDPLGTVDDLSSRLEALDGVQEVQLATPNRGADMAVVVVIPTTGPNDPATTQLVDRIRADRPAWEEELGVTDLTVTGQAAAGIDITQKLTAAMLPFVLFVVGLSLVLLTIVFRSLWVPLKATLGFLLSLGAAFGAVSLVFLHGWGNETLNVHVIGPVIAFMPIITMGVLFGLAMDYEVFLVTRMREEYVHGAGAREAVEKGFTASASVVVAAALIMISVFTSFIPESTFMIQPIALALAVGIAVDAFVVRMTLVPAVLALLGDRAWHMPRALDRVLPSVDVEGEGLVGLLEHDRWRRENPGVGIRLEGVRAPGLAPLDARVDEGTVLVLTGDDVSARRTALGLLAGRVLPQGGMVAVADRLSPVDANRLRARTHWVSDPTAAQLERLRPAQLRGRTVLLTGPGDSAQAPELAAALQRALDHGATVVVGGDTGSAAALVDALRELRIPVQTLPVLRHRPADASSPIPIASAEGVRA from the coding sequence ATGTCCTCCACCCTGTACCGGCTCGGACGCGCCGCCGCCGCGCGGCCATGGCGGGTGATCGGCGTCTGGACACTGATCGCCCTGATCCTCGGCGCGCTGGCCCTGGGGCTCGGTGGTCGGTTCGAGGAGGCCCTGGAGATCCCCGGCACGGAGGCACAGCAGGGTCTGGACACCCTCGCCGTGCGTCTGCCGGAGATGAGCGGCACCAGCGGCCAGATGGTGCTGACCACCACGGACGGCAGTCCCATCGCGGATCACGCCGAGGAGGTCGGCGCGATCATGGGCCGCGCCGCGGAGGTCGAGGGCGTGGTCGCCGCCCCCGATCCCTTCGATGACCTCACCCCCGGCACCGTCTCCTCCGACGGCACAGCGATCATCGCGAACGTGCAGCTGGAGGGCGGCCTCGGGGAGTTCCCCACCACCACCGTGCCGCAGCTCGAGGAGATCGTCGACGGCGTCGACGCCCCGCTCCAGGCCCATCTCGGGGGGCAGCTGCTGCAGGCGACCACGTTGCCGTTCAGCATCGCCGAGGTGATCGGTCTGATCGCCGCGATCGTCATCCTCACCGTGACCTTCCGCGCGATCCTTCCCGCCGCGCTGCCGGTGGTCACCGCCCTCACCGGCATCGTCGTGGCGATGAGCGCGGTGCTGGCCCTCGCCGCCGGGGTGGCGATCCCCTCGGTGACCACCACCCTCGCGATCATGCTCGGCCTCGCCGTCGGCATCGACTACGCCATGTTCCTCGTCACCCGCCACCGCGACGGGCTGGGTGACGGTCTGGAACCGCAGGAGGCCGCCGCCCGCGCCGTCGCCACCAGCGGCAGCGCCGTCATCTTCGCCGGCCTCACGGTGATCATCGCGCTGGTGGGTCTGTTTCTCACCGGCATCCCCTTCCTGACCGTGATGGGTCTGGCCTCCGCCTTCACCGTGGCCGTGGCCGTGGCCCTGGCGGTCACGCTGCTGCCGGCGCTCTTCGGGCTGGCCGGCAAGCGGATGCGCCCGCGCGCCCGCCGCACCCACGCCGCGTCCCCCGATCCGGGCCGGCGCGGCCTCGCCTCCCGCTGGGTGCGGCTCGTCACCGCGGTGCCGACCCTCACCATCGTCCTGGTGCTGGTGGGGCTCGGTGCCCTCGCCGTGCCGGCGAAGGATCTGCGTCTGGCCCTGCCCGACAACGGCACCGAACGGCCCGACACCCGCGCCCGCCAGACCTACGACCTCATCACCGAGCGCTTCGGGGCCGGATACAACGGGCCGCTCCTGGTCACCGCGGACATCATCACCTCCACCGACCCCCTCGGCACCGTCGACGATCTGTCCTCCCGCCTGGAGGCCCTGGATGGAGTCCAGGAGGTGCAGTTGGCCACCCCCAACCGCGGCGCCGACATGGCGGTGGTCGTCGTGATCCCCACGACCGGTCCGAACGACCCCGCCACCACGCAGCTGGTCGACCGGATCCGCGCCGACCGCCCCGCCTGGGAGGAGGAGCTCGGCGTCACTGACCTCACCGTCACCGGGCAGGCCGCCGCCGGCATCGACATCACGCAGAAGCTGACGGCGGCGATGCTGCCGTTCGTGCTGTTCGTGGTCGGGCTGTCGCTGGTGCTGCTGACGATCGTGTTCCGGTCTCTGTGGGTGCCGCTGAAGGCCACCCTCGGTTTCCTGCTGTCCCTCGGGGCGGCCTTCGGTGCCGTCAGCCTGGTGTTCCTCCACGGCTGGGGCAACGAGACCCTGAACGTCCACGTGATCGGCCCGGTCATCGCGTTCATGCCGATCATCACCATGGGTGTGCTCTTCGGTCTCGCCATGGACTACGAGGTGTTCCTCGTGACCCGCATGCGCGAGGAGTACGTGCACGGGGCCGGTGCCCGCGAGGCGGTGGAGAAGGGCTTCACCGCCAGTGCCTCCGTGGTGGTGGCCGCGGCCCTGATCATGATCTCGGTGTTCACCTCGTTCATCCCCGAGAGCACCTTCATGATCCAGCCGATCGCGCTGGCGCTCGCCGTCGGCATCGCGGTCGACGCCTTCGTCGTGCGCATGACCCTGGTGCCGGCGGTCCTGGCGCTGCTGGGCGACCGCGCCTGGCACATGCCGCGCGCCCTGGATCGGGTGCTGCCGTCTGTGGACGTGGAGGGTGAGGGTCTCGTCGGGCTGCTGGAGCACGACCGGTGGCGGCGGGAGAACCCGGGCGTCGGCATCCGCCTCGAGGGGGTGCGCGCCCCCGGCCTCGCGCCCCTGGACGCCCGGGTCGATGAGGGCACCGTCCTGGTGCTCACCGGGGACGACGTCTCCGCGCGCCGCACCGCCCTGGGACTGCTCGCCGGCCGCGTGCTCCCGCAGGGCGGCATGGTGGCCGTGGCCGACCGCCTCTCCCCCGTCGACGCGAACCGCCTGCGCGCCCGCACCCACTGGGTCAGTGACCCCACCGCGGCCCAGCTGGAGCGGTTGCGGCCGGCGCAGCTGCGCGGCCGCACGGTCCTCCTCACCGGCCCCGGAGACAGTGCGCAGGCACCGGAACTCGCCGCCGCGCTGCAGCGCGCCCTCGACCATGGCGCGACGGTCGTCGTCGGCGGTGACACGGGATCCGCCGCGGCGCTTGTCGATGCCCTGCGGGAGCTGCGGATCCCGGTGCAGACCCTCCCGGTGCTCCGCCACCGGCCCGCTGATGCCTCCTCCCCCATCCCGATCGCCTCTGCAGAAGGAGTCCGCGCATGA